From Mytilus galloprovincialis chromosome 9, xbMytGall1.hap1.1, whole genome shotgun sequence, the proteins below share one genomic window:
- the LOC143046465 gene encoding uncharacterized protein LOC143046465, which yields MVQKNIIFIILFGTFKSGTIGHNFTVCTWPNNVYKIMNTIPITHTNYTSFIFSVRSCDEVRLIFSTNTTTLRPSYHIVIGRVLWDGSVVSRITRCYTLVWSECEKTEISSTNILSCNEERIFWISWNNIVMVGTGEIEGTSVLMTAEYKSDIPIDLIGLESESANNITWSIKLDQCQVGVSEEVMCHPRDDYASTCSQLTTDSSSTKQGTTEASTTDTNFNSPSTSIQTTTKGTTTEASTTDTSFNTPSTSIQTTTKGTTTEASTTDTSFNTPSTSIQTTTKGTTTEASTTDTSFNALSTSIQTTAKGTTTEASTTDTSFNTPSTSIQTTTKGKTTEASTTDTSFNTQSTSIQTTTKGTTTEAPTTDTSFNTPSTSIQTTTKGTTTEASTTDTSFNTPSTLIQSTTKGTTTEASTTDTSIDTPSTSNQNTTKGTTTEASTKDTSFNTPSTSIQTITKGTLPEPSTTDTSLYTQSTSTQSTKETTIQPFTTDTSFETQSTPVQSTKDITTDASTTDTNFNIHSTSIQTTTKGTTTEASTTDTNLYTQSTPIQTTTKEFTTEASTTDTSLNTQSTPIQTTTKEITTELSTTDTNFNTQSTSFQTTTKGTTYVLSTTDTSLNTQSTPIQTTTKEITTEVSTTDTNFNTHSTPIQTTTKGTTTEASTTDTSLNTQSTPIQTTTKDITTEASTTDTNLNIQSTSIQTTTKGTTTEASTTDTSINTPSTSIQTTTKGTLPEPSTTDTSLYTQSTSIQSTKETTIQPFTTDTSFETQSTPVQSTTNEGTALPSTTDTSLNTQSTPIQTSTKDITTEASTTDTSFNTPSTSIQTTTKGTTTEASTTDTSINTPSTSIQTTTKGTLPEPSTTDTSLYTQSTSIQSTKETTIQPFTTDTSFETQSTPVQSTTNKGTALPSTTDTSLNTQSTLIQTSTKDITTEASTTDTNFNTHSTSIQTTTKGTTTEASTTDTSLNTQSTPIQTTTKEITTEASTTDTSLNTQSTPIQTTTKEITTEASTTDTSLNTQSTPIQTTTKEITTELSTTDTNFNTQSTPNQTTTKEITTELSTTDTNFNTQSTSFRTTTKGTTYVLSTTDTSLNTQSTPIQTTTKDITTEASTTDTNFNTHSTPIQTMTKGTTTEASTTDTSLNTQSTPIQTTTKEITTQASTTETNFNTQSTSFQTTTKGTTYVLSTTDTSLNTQSTPIQTTTKEITTEASTTETNFNTQSTSFQTTTKGTTYVLSTTDTSLNTQSTHIQTTTKEITTEASTTDTSFNTQSTSFQTTTKQGTTKAYTSKTDLKTQSTHFQTTTIDSATKQDTTEASTPYTSFISQPIPGVLSTSHYNAGSSNITTGSSCWCPCIPYNSTHANLDSMQEYLNILNEAIAIDPKETSMFRARKVSANDDRTSSKYIGFVGVFVMCLVLECLLLSDISGHFIPTKASHSKS from the exons ATGGTgcagaaaaatatcattttcatcatATTATTTGGAACTTTTAAAA GTGGAACTATTGGTCATAATTTCACTGTGTGCACTTGGCCCaacaatgtttataaaataatgaatactATACCAATAACACACACCAACTACACGTCCTTCATTTTTTCTGTCAGATCATGTGACGAAGTCAGACTAATTTTCTCAACCAATACCACTACACTACGTCCAAGTTATCATATTGTTATCGGACGCGTACTATGGGATGGATCCGTAGTTTCTCGTATAACAAGATGTTACACTTTAGTCTGGTCAGAATGTGAAAAAACCGAAATCAGTTCTACTAACATCTTAAGTTGTAACGAAGAAAGAATTTTCTGGATTTCATGGAATAACATTGTAATGGTTGGAACAGGAGAGATTGAAGGCACTAGTGTTTTGATGACAGCAGAGTACAAAAGCGACATACCTATAGATTTAATAGGATTAGAATCGGAGTCTGCGAACAACATAACGTGGAGTATAAAACTAG ATCAATGTCAGGTCGGTGTGTCGGAAGAGGTGATGTGTCATCCGCGAGATGATTATGCATCAACATGTAGTCAACTAACAACTGACTCCTCATCAACAAAACAAGGTACAACTGAGGCCTCCACAACAGACACCAACTTCAATTCTCCATCAACTTCGattcaaacaacaacaaaaggaaCGACAACTGAGGCCTCCACAACGGACACCAGCTTCAATACTCCATCAACTTCGATTCAGACAACAACAAAAGGAACGACAACTGAGGCTTCCACAACGGACACCAGCTTCAATACTCCATCAACTTCGattcaaacaacaacaaaaggaaCGACAACTGAGGCCTCCACAACAGACACCAGCTTCAATGCTCTATCAACTTCGATTCAAACAACAGCAAAAGGAACGACAACTGAGGCCTCCACAACAGACACCAGCTTCAATACTCCATCAACTTCGattcaaacaacaacaaaaggaaAGACAACTGAGGCCTCCACAACAGACACCAGCTTCAATACTCAATCAACTTCGattcaaacaacaacaaaaggaaCGACAACTGAGGCCCCAACAACAGACACCAGCTTCAATACTCCATCAACTTCTattcaaacaacaacaaaaggaaCGACAACTGAGGCCTCTACAACAGACACCAGCTTCAATACTCCATCAACTTTGATTcaatcaacaacaaaaggaacGACAACTGAGGCCTCCACAACAGACACAAGCATCGATACTCCATCAACTTCGAATCAAAATACTACAAAAGGAACGACAACTGAGGCCTCCACAAAAGACACCAGCTTCAATACTCCATCAACTTCGATTCAAACAATAACAAAAGGAACATTGCCTGAACCCTCTACAACGGACACAAGCCTCTATACGCAATCAACTTCGACTCAATCAACAAAAGAAACCACAATTCAACCCTTTACAACAGACACAAGCTTTGAAACTCAATCAACTCCTGTTCAATCAACAAAAGATATCACAACTGACGCCTCCACAACGGACACAAACTTCAATATTCATTCAACTTCTATTCAGACAACTACAAAAGGAACTACAACTGAAGCCTCTACAACGGACACAAACTTATATACTCAGTCAACTCCTATTCAGACAACAACAAAAGAGTTCACAACTGAAGCCTCTACAACGGACACAAGCTTAAATACTCAATCAACTCCTATTCAGACAACAACAAAAGAGATCACAACTGAACTCTCCACAACGGACACAAACTTCAATACTCAATCAACATCTtttcaaacaacaacaaaaggaaCTACATATGTCCTCTCTACAACAGACACAAGTTTAAATACTCAATCAACTCCTATTCAGACAACAACAAAAGAGATCACAACTGAAGTCTCCACAACAGACACAAACTTCAATACTCATTCAACTCCTATTCAGACGACAACAAAAGGAACTACAACTGAAGCCTCCACAACGGACACAAGCTTAAATACTCAGTCAACTCCTATTCAGACGACAACAAAAGATATCACAACTGAAGCCTCCACAACGGACACAAACTTAAATATTCAATCAACTTCGattcaaacaacaacaaaaggaaCGACAACTGAGGCCTCTACAACAGACACAAGCATCAATACTCCATCAACTTCGATTcaaacaactacaaaaggaacaTTGCCTGAACCCTCTACAACGGACACAAGCCTCTATACGCAATCAACTTCGATTCAATCAACAAAAGAAACCACAATTCAACCCTTTACAACAGACACAAGCTTTGAAACTCAATCAACTCCTGTTCAATCAACAACAAACGAAGGCACAGCACTACCATCCACAACGGACACAAGCTTAAATACTCAATCAACTCCTATTCAGACATCAACAAAAGATATCACAACTGAAGCCTCCACAACAGACACCAGCTTCAATACTCCATCAACTTCGattcaaacaacaacaaaaggaaCGACAACTGAGGCCTCTACAACAGACACAAGCATCAATACTCCATCAACTTCGATTcaaacaactacaaaaggaacaTTGCCTGAACCCTCTACAACGGACACAAGCCTCTATACGCAATCAACTTCGATTCAATCAACAAAAGAAACCACAATCCAACCCTTTACAACAGACACAAGCTTTGAAACTCAATCAACTCCTGTTCAATCAACAACAAACAAAGGCACAGCACTACCATCCACAACGGACACAAGCTTAAATACTCAATCAACTCTTATTCAGACATCAACAAAAGATATCACAACTGAAGCCTCCACAACGGACACAAACTTCAATACTCATTCAACTTCTATTCAGACAACAACAAAAGGAACTACAACTGAAGCCTCTACAACGGACACAAGCTTAAATACTCAGTCAACTCCTATTCAGACAACAACAAAAGAGATCACAACTGAAGCCTCTACAACGGACACAAGCTTAAATACTCAATCAACTCCTATTCAGACAACAACAAAAGAGATCACAACTGAAGCCTCTACAACGGACACAAGCTTAAATACTCAGTCAACTCCTATTCAGACAACAACAAAAGAGATCACAACTGAACTCTCCACAACGGACACAAACTTCAATACTCAATCAACTCCTAATCAGACAACAACAAAAGAGATCACAACTGAACTCTCCACAACGGACACAAACTTCAATACCCAATCAACATCTTTTCGAACAACAACAAAAGGAACTACATATGTACTCTCTACAACGGACACAAGTTTAAATACTCAATCAACTCCTATTCAGACAACAACAAAAGATATCACAACTGAAGCCTCCACAACGGACACAAACTTCAATACTCATTCAACTCCTATTCAGACAATGACAAAAGGAACTACAACTGAAGCCTCCACAACGGACACAAGTTTAAATACTCAATCAACTCCTATTCAGACAACAACAAAAGAGATCACAACTCAAGCTTCCACAACGGAAACAAACTTCAATACTCAATCAACATCTtttcaaacaacaacaaaaggaaCTACTTATGTACTCTCTACAACGGACACAAGTTTAAATACTCAATCAACTCCTATTCAGACAACAACAAAAGAGATCACAACTGAAGCTTCCACAACGGAAACAAACTTCAATACTCAATCAACATCTtttcaaacaacaacaaaaggaaCTACTTATGTACTCTCTACAACGGACACAAGTTTAAATACTCAATCAACTCATATTCAGACAACAACAAAAGAGATCACAACTGAAGCCTCCACAACGGACACAAGCTTCAATACTCAATCAACATCTtttcaaacaacaacaaaacaaggCACAACTAAAGCCTACACTTCAAAGACCGACTTGAAAACGCAATCAACTCATTTTCAGACAACGACAATTGATTCTGCAACAAAACAAGACACAACCGAAGCATCAACACCATACACAAGCTTTATTAGTCAACCAATACCAGGTGTGCTCTCAACGAGTCATTATAACGCAGGTAGTAGTAATATAACTACAGGCTCCAGCTGTTGGTGTCCTTGTATCCCATATAACTCAACACACGCAAATCTCGATTCTATGCAGgaatatttgaacattttgaatgaaGCAATTGCTATCGATCCAAAAGAGACCAGTATGTTCAGGGCCAGGAAAGTATCAGCAAATGACGATAGAACATCTTCTAAATACATTGGGTTTGTTGGAGTTTTCGTTATGTGTTTGGTACTCGAATGTCTTTTACTTTCGGATATCTCAGGCCATTTCATTCCAACAAAGGCATCCCATTCAAAAAGTTGA